A part of Neovison vison isolate M4711 chromosome 8, ASM_NN_V1, whole genome shotgun sequence genomic DNA contains:
- the PLCG1 gene encoding 1-phosphatidylinositol 4,5-bisphosphate phosphodiesterase gamma-1 isoform X1 produces MAGAASPCANGCGPGAPSDAEVLHLCRSLEVGTVMTLFYSKKSQRPERKTFQVKLETRQITWSRGADKIEGAIDIREIKEIRPGKTSRDFDRYQEDPAFRPDQSHCFVILYGMEFRLKTLSLQATSEDEVNMWIKGLTWLMEDTLQAATPLQIERWLRKQFYSVDRNREDRISAKDLKNMLSQVNYRVPNMRFLRERLTDLEQRSSDITYGQFAQLYRSLMYSAQKTMDLPFLEASALRAGERPELCRVSLPEFQQFLLEYQGELWAVDRLQVQEFMLSFLRDPLREIEEPYFFLDEFVTFLFSKENSVWNSQLDAVCPDTMNNPLSHYWISSSHNTYLTGDQFSSESSLEAYARCLRMGCRCIELDCWDGPDGMPVIYHGHTLTTKIKFSDVLHTIKEHAFVASEYPVILSIEDHCSIAQQRNMAQYFKKVLGDTLLTKPVDIAADGLPSPNQLKRKILIKHKKLAEGSAYEEVPTSVMYSENDISNSIKNGILYLEDPVNHEWYPHYFVLTSSKIYYSEETSSDQGNEDEEEPKEASGSTELHSSEKWFHGKLGAGRDGRHIAERLLTEYCIETGAPDGSFLVRESETFVGDYTLSFWRNGKVQHCRIHSRQDAGAPKFFLTDNLVFDSLYDLITHYQQVPLRCNEFEMRLSEPVPQTNAHESKEWYHASLTRAQAEHMLMRVPRDGAFLVRKRNEPNSYAISFRAEGKIKHCRVQQEGQTVMLGNSEFDSLVDLISYYEKHPLYRKMKLRYPINEEALEKIGTAEPDYGALYEGRNPGFYVEANPMPTFKCAVKALFDYKAQREDELTFTKNAIIQNVEKQDGGWWRGDYGGKKQLWFPSNYVEEMVSPAALEPEREHLDENSPLGDLLRGVLDVPACQIAIRPEGKNNRLFVFSISMASVAHWSLDVAADSQEELQDWVKKIREVAQTADARLTEGKMMERRKKIALELSELVVYCRPVPFDEEKIGTERACYRDMSSFPETKAEKYVNKAKGKKFLQYNRLQLSRIYPKGQRLDSSNYDPLPMWICGSQLVALNFQTPDKPMQMNQALFMAGGRCGYVLQPSTMRDEAFDPFDKSSLRGLEPYAVCIEVLGARHLPKNGRGIVCPFVEIEVAGAEYDSVKQKTEFVVDNGLNPVWPAKPFHFQISNPEFAFLRFVVYEEDMFSDQNFLAQATFPVKGLKTGYRAVPLKNNYSEDLELASLLVKIEVFPAKQENGDLSPFGMSLRERGSDASGQLFHGRAREGSFEARYQQPFEDFRISQEHLADHFDSRERRAPRRTRVNGDNRL; encoded by the exons TTGACATTCGGGAAATCAAGGAGATCCGCCCAGGCAAGACGTCACGGGATTTTGATCGCTACCAAGAGGACCCTGCTTTCCGACCAGACCAGTCACACTGCTTTGTCATCCTGTATGGGATGGAGTTCCGCCTGAAGACCCTGAGCCTGCAGG CTACATCTGAGGATGAAGTGAACATGTGGATCAAGGGTTTAACGTGGCTGATGGAGGACACCCTGCAGGCGGCCACGCCTCTGCAGATCGAGAG GTGGCTGCGGAAGCAGTTCTACTCCGTGGATCGGAACCGTGAGGATCG TATATCAGCCAAGGACCTGAAGAACATGCTGTCCCAGGTCAACTACCGGGTCCCCAACATGCGCTTCCTCCGAGAGCGTCTGACG GACCTGGAGCAGCGCAGCAGCGACATCACCTACGGGCAGTTTGCTCAGCTGTACCGCAGCCTCATGTACAGCGCCCAGAAGACG ATGGACCTCCCCTTCTTGGAAGCCAGTGCCCTGAG GGCGGGGGAGCGGCCGGAGCTCTGTCGAGTATCCCTTCCCGAGTTCCAGCAGTTCCTCCTCGAGTACCAGGGG gagCTGTGGGCTGTTGACCGGCTTCAGGTGCAGGAGTTCATGCTCAGCTTCCTTCGAGACCCCTTGCGGGAAATTGAAGAGCCATACTTCTTCCTGGACGAG TTTGTCACCttcctgttctccaaagagaacaGTGTGTGGAACTCGCAGCTGGATGCCGTGTGCCCGGACACCATGAACAACCCTCTCTCCCACTACTGGATCTCCTCCTCCCACAACAC GTACCTGACTGGGGACCAGTTCTCCAGCGAGTCCTCCCTAGAAGCCTACGCCCGCTGCCTGCGAATGGGCTGTCGCTGCATTGAGT TGGACTGCTGGGATGGCCCAGATGGGATGCCGGTCATTTACCATGGACACACCCTTACCACCAAGATTAAGTTCTCAGATGTTCTGCACACCATCAAGGAGCACGCCTTCGTGGCCTCAGa GTACCCGGTCATCCTATCCATCGAGGACCACTGCAGCATTGCCCAGCAGAGAAACATGGCACAGTACTTCAAGAAGGTGCTTGGGGACACCCTCCTCACCAAGCCCGTGGACATCGCTGCAGACGGGCTCCCCTCACCCAACCAGCTCAAGAGGAAGATCCTCATCAAG CACAAGAAGCTGGCAGAGGGCAGCGCCTATGAAGAGGTGCCCACGTCGGTGATGTACTCCGAGAACGACATCAGCAACTCCATCAAGAACGGCATCCTCTACCTGGAGGACCCCGTGAACCAT GAGTGGTACCCGCACTACTTCGTTCTGACCAGCAGCAAGATCTACTACTCCGAGGAGACCAGCAGTGACCAGGGCAATGAGGATGAGGAGGAGCCCAAGGAG GCCAGTGGCAGCACGGAGCTGCACTCCAGTGAGAAGTGGTTCCACGGGAAGCTCGGCGCGGGACGGGATGGACGGCACATCGCCGAGCGCCTGCTCACCGAGTACTGCATCGAGACCGGGGCCCCTGACGGCTCCTTCCTTGTACGGGAGAGCGAGACCTTCGTGGGCGACTACACCCTCTCCTTCTG GAGGAACGGGAAAGTCCAGCACTGCCGGATCCACTCCCGCCAGGACGCTGGGGCCCCCAAGTTCTTCTTGACAGACAACTTGGTCTTTGACTCACTCTATGACCTCATCACGCACTACCAGCAGGTGCCCCTGCGCTGCAATGAATTTGAGATGCGCCTCTCAGAGCCTGTCCCGCAGACCAATGCCCACGAGAGCAAAGA GTGGTACCACGCCAGCCTGACCAGAGCTCAGGCCGAGCACATGCTGATGCGTGTACCCCGGGACGGGGCCTTCCTGGTGAGAAAACGGAACGAACCCAACTCCTACGCCATCTCCTTCCG GGCCGAGGGCAAGATCAAGCATTGCCGTGTCCAGCAGGAGGGCCAGACCGTGATGCTGGGCAACTCGGAGTTTGACAGCCTTGTGGACCTGATCAGCTACTACGAGAAGCACCCACTATACCGCAAAATGAAGCTGCGCTACCCCATCAATGAGGAGGCGCTGGAGAAGATCGGCACCGCT GAGCCTGACTATGGAGCCCTGTATGAGGGACGCAACCCTGGCTTCTACGTGGAGGCAAATCCTATGCCAACTTTCAAG TGCGCCGTCAAGGCCCTCTTTGACTACAAGGCCCAGAGGGAGGACGAGCTGACGTTCACGAAGAATGCCATCATCCAGAACGTGGAGAAGCAGGACGGTGGCTG GTGGCGGGGGGACTACGGGGGGAAGAAGCAGCTGTGGTTCCCGTCGAACTATGTGGAGGAGATGGTCAGCCCCGCAGCCCTGGAGCCCGAGAGGGAG CACTTGGACGAGAACAGCCCCCTGGGGGACTTGCTCCGGGGGGTCTTGGATGTGCCGGCTTGTCAGATTG CCATCCGTCCTGAAGGCAAGAACAACCGGCTGTTCGTCTTCTCCATCAGCATGGCTTCAGTGGCGCACTGGTCCTTGGATGTCGCTGCCGACTCGCAGGAGGAGCTGCAGGACTGGGTGAAGAAGATCCGAGAAGTGGCCCAGACGGCAGATGCCAGG CTCACGGAGGGGAAGATGATGGAGCGCAGGAAGAAGATCGCCCTGGAGCTCTCCGAGCTGGTTGTCTACTGTCGGCCTGTTCCCTTCGATGAAGAGA AGATCGGCACAGAACGTGCCTGCTACCGGGACATGTCGTCCTTTCCGGAAACCAAGGCTGAGAAATACGTGAACAAGGCCAAAGGCAAGAAATTCCTCCAGTACAACCGGCTGCAGCTCTCCCGCATATACCCCAAGGGCCAGCGGCTGGACTCCTCCAATTACGACCCCTTGCCCATGTGGATCTGCGGCAGTCAGCTCGTGGCCCTCAACTTCCAGACCCCAG ACAAGCCGATGCAGATGAACCAGGCCCTGTTCATGGCCGGCGGCCGCTGCGGCTACGTACTACAGCCCAGTACCATGCGGGATGAGGCCTTCGATCCCTTCGACAAGAGCAGCCTCCGGGGCCTGGAGCCGTATGCGGTCTGCATTGAG GTACTGGGGGCCCGGCACCTGCCAAAGAACGGCCGAGGCATCGTGTGTCCTTTTGTGGAGATTGAGGTGGCTGGAGCGGAGTATGACAGCGTCAAGCAGAAGACAGAGTTCGTGG TGGACAATGGACTGAACCCTGTGTGGCCTGCCAAGCCCTTCCACTTCCAGATCAGTAACCCGGAATTCGCCTTTCTGCGCTTCGTGGTGTATGAGGAAGACATGTTCAGTGACCAGAACTTCCTGGCTCAGGCTACCTTCCCGGTGAAAGGCCTGAAGACAG GGTACAGAGCCGTGCCTTTGAAGAACAACTACAGCGAGGACCTGGAGCTGGCCTCCCTGCTCGTCAAGATCGAGGTTTTCCCTGCCAAG CAGGAGAACGGGGACCTCAGTCCCTTCGGGATGTCTCTGCGGGAGCGGGGCTCTGATGCCTCAGGCCAGCTGTTCCATGGCCGGGCCCGGGAAGGTTCCTTTGAAGCCCGCTATCAGCAGCCATTTGAGGACTTTCGAATCTCCCAGGAGCATCTGGCAGACCATTTTGACAGTCGGGAACGGAG GGCCCCACGAAGGACTCGGGTCAACGGAGACAACCGCCTCTAG
- the PLCG1 gene encoding 1-phosphatidylinositol 4,5-bisphosphate phosphodiesterase gamma-1 isoform X2 yields MAGAASPCANGCGPGAPSDAEVLHLCRSLEVGTVMTLFYSKKSQRPERKTFQVKLETRQITWSRGADKIEGAIDIREIKEIRPGKTSRDFDRYQEDPAFRPDQSHCFVILYGMEFRLKTLSLQATSEDEVNMWIKGLTWLMEDTLQAATPLQIERWLRKQFYSVDRNREDRISAKDLKNMLSQVNYRVPNMRFLRERLTDLEQRSSDITYGQFAQLYRSLMYSAQKTMDLPFLEASALRAGERPELCRVSLPEFQQFLLEYQGELWAVDRLQVQEFMLSFLRDPLREIEEPYFFLDEFVTFLFSKENSVWNSQLDAVCPDTMNNPLSHYWISSSHNTYLTGDQFSSESSLEAYARCLRMGCRCIELDCWDGPDGMPVIYHGHTLTTKIKFSDVLHTIKEHAFVASEYPVILSIEDHCSIAQQRNMAQYFKKVLGDTLLTKPVDIAADGLPSPNQLKRKILIKHKKLAEGSAYEEVPTSVMYSENDISNSIKNGILYLEDPVNHEWYPHYFVLTSSKIYYSEETSSDQGNEDEEEPKEASGSTELHSSEKWFHGKLGAGRDGRHIAERLLTEYCIETGAPDGSFLVRESETFVGDYTLSFWRNGKVQHCRIHSRQDAGAPKFFLTDNLVFDSLYDLITHYQQVPLRCNEFEMRLSEPVPQTNAHESKEWYHASLTRAQAEHMLMRVPRDGAFLVRKRNEPNSYAISFRAEGKIKHCRVQQEGQTVMLGNSEFDSLVDLISYYEKHPLYRKMKLRYPINEEALEKIGTAEPDYGALYEGRNPGFYVEANPMPTFKCAVKALFDYKAQREDELTFTKNAIIQNVEKQDGGWWRGDYGGKKQLWFPSNYVEEMVSPAALEPEREHLDENSPLGDLLRGVLDVPACQIAIRPEGKNNRLFVFSISMASVAHWSLDVAADSQEELQDWVKKIREVAQTADARLTEGKMMERRKKIALELSELVVYCRPVPFDEEKIGTERACYRDMSSFPETKAEKYVNKAKGKKFLQYNRLQLSRIYPKGQRLDSSNYDPLPMWICGSQLVALNFQTPDKPMQMNQALFMAGGRCGYVLQPSTMRDEAFDPFDKSSLRGLEPYAVCIEVLGARHLPKNGRGIVCPFVEIEVAGAEYDSVKQKTEFVVDNGLNPVWPAKPFHFQISNPEFAFLRFVVYEEDMFSDQNFLAQATFPVKGLKTGYRAVPLKNNYSEDLELASLLVKIEVFPAKENGDLSPFGMSLRERGSDASGQLFHGRAREGSFEARYQQPFEDFRISQEHLADHFDSRERRAPRRTRVNGDNRL; encoded by the exons TTGACATTCGGGAAATCAAGGAGATCCGCCCAGGCAAGACGTCACGGGATTTTGATCGCTACCAAGAGGACCCTGCTTTCCGACCAGACCAGTCACACTGCTTTGTCATCCTGTATGGGATGGAGTTCCGCCTGAAGACCCTGAGCCTGCAGG CTACATCTGAGGATGAAGTGAACATGTGGATCAAGGGTTTAACGTGGCTGATGGAGGACACCCTGCAGGCGGCCACGCCTCTGCAGATCGAGAG GTGGCTGCGGAAGCAGTTCTACTCCGTGGATCGGAACCGTGAGGATCG TATATCAGCCAAGGACCTGAAGAACATGCTGTCCCAGGTCAACTACCGGGTCCCCAACATGCGCTTCCTCCGAGAGCGTCTGACG GACCTGGAGCAGCGCAGCAGCGACATCACCTACGGGCAGTTTGCTCAGCTGTACCGCAGCCTCATGTACAGCGCCCAGAAGACG ATGGACCTCCCCTTCTTGGAAGCCAGTGCCCTGAG GGCGGGGGAGCGGCCGGAGCTCTGTCGAGTATCCCTTCCCGAGTTCCAGCAGTTCCTCCTCGAGTACCAGGGG gagCTGTGGGCTGTTGACCGGCTTCAGGTGCAGGAGTTCATGCTCAGCTTCCTTCGAGACCCCTTGCGGGAAATTGAAGAGCCATACTTCTTCCTGGACGAG TTTGTCACCttcctgttctccaaagagaacaGTGTGTGGAACTCGCAGCTGGATGCCGTGTGCCCGGACACCATGAACAACCCTCTCTCCCACTACTGGATCTCCTCCTCCCACAACAC GTACCTGACTGGGGACCAGTTCTCCAGCGAGTCCTCCCTAGAAGCCTACGCCCGCTGCCTGCGAATGGGCTGTCGCTGCATTGAGT TGGACTGCTGGGATGGCCCAGATGGGATGCCGGTCATTTACCATGGACACACCCTTACCACCAAGATTAAGTTCTCAGATGTTCTGCACACCATCAAGGAGCACGCCTTCGTGGCCTCAGa GTACCCGGTCATCCTATCCATCGAGGACCACTGCAGCATTGCCCAGCAGAGAAACATGGCACAGTACTTCAAGAAGGTGCTTGGGGACACCCTCCTCACCAAGCCCGTGGACATCGCTGCAGACGGGCTCCCCTCACCCAACCAGCTCAAGAGGAAGATCCTCATCAAG CACAAGAAGCTGGCAGAGGGCAGCGCCTATGAAGAGGTGCCCACGTCGGTGATGTACTCCGAGAACGACATCAGCAACTCCATCAAGAACGGCATCCTCTACCTGGAGGACCCCGTGAACCAT GAGTGGTACCCGCACTACTTCGTTCTGACCAGCAGCAAGATCTACTACTCCGAGGAGACCAGCAGTGACCAGGGCAATGAGGATGAGGAGGAGCCCAAGGAG GCCAGTGGCAGCACGGAGCTGCACTCCAGTGAGAAGTGGTTCCACGGGAAGCTCGGCGCGGGACGGGATGGACGGCACATCGCCGAGCGCCTGCTCACCGAGTACTGCATCGAGACCGGGGCCCCTGACGGCTCCTTCCTTGTACGGGAGAGCGAGACCTTCGTGGGCGACTACACCCTCTCCTTCTG GAGGAACGGGAAAGTCCAGCACTGCCGGATCCACTCCCGCCAGGACGCTGGGGCCCCCAAGTTCTTCTTGACAGACAACTTGGTCTTTGACTCACTCTATGACCTCATCACGCACTACCAGCAGGTGCCCCTGCGCTGCAATGAATTTGAGATGCGCCTCTCAGAGCCTGTCCCGCAGACCAATGCCCACGAGAGCAAAGA GTGGTACCACGCCAGCCTGACCAGAGCTCAGGCCGAGCACATGCTGATGCGTGTACCCCGGGACGGGGCCTTCCTGGTGAGAAAACGGAACGAACCCAACTCCTACGCCATCTCCTTCCG GGCCGAGGGCAAGATCAAGCATTGCCGTGTCCAGCAGGAGGGCCAGACCGTGATGCTGGGCAACTCGGAGTTTGACAGCCTTGTGGACCTGATCAGCTACTACGAGAAGCACCCACTATACCGCAAAATGAAGCTGCGCTACCCCATCAATGAGGAGGCGCTGGAGAAGATCGGCACCGCT GAGCCTGACTATGGAGCCCTGTATGAGGGACGCAACCCTGGCTTCTACGTGGAGGCAAATCCTATGCCAACTTTCAAG TGCGCCGTCAAGGCCCTCTTTGACTACAAGGCCCAGAGGGAGGACGAGCTGACGTTCACGAAGAATGCCATCATCCAGAACGTGGAGAAGCAGGACGGTGGCTG GTGGCGGGGGGACTACGGGGGGAAGAAGCAGCTGTGGTTCCCGTCGAACTATGTGGAGGAGATGGTCAGCCCCGCAGCCCTGGAGCCCGAGAGGGAG CACTTGGACGAGAACAGCCCCCTGGGGGACTTGCTCCGGGGGGTCTTGGATGTGCCGGCTTGTCAGATTG CCATCCGTCCTGAAGGCAAGAACAACCGGCTGTTCGTCTTCTCCATCAGCATGGCTTCAGTGGCGCACTGGTCCTTGGATGTCGCTGCCGACTCGCAGGAGGAGCTGCAGGACTGGGTGAAGAAGATCCGAGAAGTGGCCCAGACGGCAGATGCCAGG CTCACGGAGGGGAAGATGATGGAGCGCAGGAAGAAGATCGCCCTGGAGCTCTCCGAGCTGGTTGTCTACTGTCGGCCTGTTCCCTTCGATGAAGAGA AGATCGGCACAGAACGTGCCTGCTACCGGGACATGTCGTCCTTTCCGGAAACCAAGGCTGAGAAATACGTGAACAAGGCCAAAGGCAAGAAATTCCTCCAGTACAACCGGCTGCAGCTCTCCCGCATATACCCCAAGGGCCAGCGGCTGGACTCCTCCAATTACGACCCCTTGCCCATGTGGATCTGCGGCAGTCAGCTCGTGGCCCTCAACTTCCAGACCCCAG ACAAGCCGATGCAGATGAACCAGGCCCTGTTCATGGCCGGCGGCCGCTGCGGCTACGTACTACAGCCCAGTACCATGCGGGATGAGGCCTTCGATCCCTTCGACAAGAGCAGCCTCCGGGGCCTGGAGCCGTATGCGGTCTGCATTGAG GTACTGGGGGCCCGGCACCTGCCAAAGAACGGCCGAGGCATCGTGTGTCCTTTTGTGGAGATTGAGGTGGCTGGAGCGGAGTATGACAGCGTCAAGCAGAAGACAGAGTTCGTGG TGGACAATGGACTGAACCCTGTGTGGCCTGCCAAGCCCTTCCACTTCCAGATCAGTAACCCGGAATTCGCCTTTCTGCGCTTCGTGGTGTATGAGGAAGACATGTTCAGTGACCAGAACTTCCTGGCTCAGGCTACCTTCCCGGTGAAAGGCCTGAAGACAG GGTACAGAGCCGTGCCTTTGAAGAACAACTACAGCGAGGACCTGGAGCTGGCCTCCCTGCTCGTCAAGATCGAGGTTTTCCCTGCCAAG GAGAACGGGGACCTCAGTCCCTTCGGGATGTCTCTGCGGGAGCGGGGCTCTGATGCCTCAGGCCAGCTGTTCCATGGCCGGGCCCGGGAAGGTTCCTTTGAAGCCCGCTATCAGCAGCCATTTGAGGACTTTCGAATCTCCCAGGAGCATCTGGCAGACCATTTTGACAGTCGGGAACGGAG GGCCCCACGAAGGACTCGGGTCAACGGAGACAACCGCCTCTAG